The DNA sequence TCTCATTTGCATCAGGTGCATATAAAGGAGGCGTCCGGAACGAGAATTTGTTATCCGTTTCAGGAACTCCAATCCGAAGCAAAGATGCCAGCAGAAGCCACCGTGAAAGCGCCCAAGAAGGGCTCCAAGAAAGCCGTGACTAAGACCGCCGCTAAAGGTGgcaagaagaggagaaagagcaggaaggagagctacGCCATCTACGTCTACAAGGTGTTGAAGCAGGTCCACCCCGACACCGGTATCTCCTCCAAGGCCATGGGCATCATGAACTCGTTTGTGAGTGATATCTTTGAGCGCATCGCCGGTGAGGCTTCCCGTCTTGCCCACTACAACAAGCGCTCCACCATCACTTCCAGGGAGATCCAGACCGCCGTGAGGCTGCTGCTTCCCGGGGAGCTGGCCAAGCACGCCGTGTCTGAGGGCACCAAGGCCGTCACTAAGTACACCAGCTCCAAGTAAACCATCCCGCTGCTATAATCTACTAAACCAaaggctcttttaagagccacgCACTTCTTCTTGGGAGCAAAGTTTCATTCCGTTAAGTGTGTAGATGCAAAGTATCTATTTCAATCAATTATCTATTTGTTCTCAACGTATATTTTACGTTGTATaattgatgtatttgttttatacattttatatacttATATACGAACCTAACTAATTTTACTGTGGGTCAGAGAGAAACCTTGTCAATTCCTCTGTCTGGCACACATTGCTGAATTCACATTAAAGTAGtcttaaaatgtacaatataagCTCCTTGGAGTCTCGACAAATTTAGTCTACCACTTTTCTTTACAACTATAAACTATCACTCCTTGTAGACCATAGGttactattttgtttttctccagTGTGTGTCCAGGTAAACCTGGGGTTAAACCAACAACTTAGCTCTATTAAGGGCCACACAATGACTTGAATAAGCCCTCTTTTCCTGCAGAATTTAAGCTTAAGAGTGTTTAATTCTCCAAGATCCATgctcttaaaaataaaatgtaaggtTGTTGCATCTGCATTCAAAATAGGCCATGTAAAACAATATTTTGGAAGCATCTTTATTTACAAAGAATTTGGGTGCTTTAAGCCTCTAATAATTTACGTAGGGTTCATGCACTTTCTTAAACTCAATCTTCCTTCATGGACAGTAATTGTAAATAGATCGCATTTTAGTCTTTACGACCAAGAAGAAACCACTGCACACACAAGGACAACTGTGGCCAAAGAGTGCTTCTGTTTCTGCTCGTTTCTTGTGAGTTTCTTCCCAGGAGCAGCACAGTAAACTTTTCCCAAACACATCCAGTAGGAGTCTTGCAAATTGGGAACCTtcaagatccccagtctttgtCATCATGTCACTGAGGTTTGAGTCACAGACTAAGATTTTGCAGATTGCCTTTAGAAGTGCTGTGCGTCTTTTCAAAGTATTCAAGTTAAGTGGTTTGATGATGGTCTTCCTAAGAAAAAACATAATGATTATTAGTACTAATAGTTTGTTGTGCTGTTGCTTCATGCTTTTAATCAGTGTATGTGCTCAAGGCTACTTCAGATCATTTCGAGGTCAGGTTGTActctattattttcattttaagctACTACTTaaccacattttaaaagaaatgattgTGCTTTTTACTGCACCACATTTGTCTCAAAGCTGGAGTTACTTACTACTATAGCTGTAGTTCCCAAAGTGGAGTCCGGGGTCCTTGAGGGGTTCCCAGGAAATCCCCAGAAAAAGGGGAAATATTTATTCTTAGGCCTACTATAATTCCATTCATAAGTAACACCATGATAcaatgtatgactattttggtcatggATTGTAGGCCTATTCACTATGTAATCGCTCACACATAAAAACAGAGGTGGAAAGgaaattgaaaacaaaaaataacaaactCAAGCCTATTCACGTTGATGTGATGAAACCAAAAGAAGCTGTTTATGAGAAACCTTCTCAAAATAACTCACAATAATGACGTAGTATCCCGCACTAAcctgttattttgaaaaagtagaTAGTAGGCCTAGcctgtcattattttgagatataGTTGGCTTCTAGGTTTCTAATTATAAAGACTTAAGtctttttttcatcacattggCGGAAAGTGGCTTCCATCGACCCACATTACCATCTGATCTTTCATGTTAAGTgtcatattttacaaaaacatagtgataatatagcctatactcattaatataataaaaatgcaAGGAAATGTGGGATCGCAAATAATTGTGAATCATGTTACAGAAAGATTGTGAGGCAAACTGAAACTGGTTGCAGtgacagacacagagtcagGGTTGTGTACAGCAGAAGAGAGAAATATGAACCTGTGTTATGAGGCCCATCATGTCAGATCCATCATGTTAAGGATCAATGCCAGCAGAGAAACCTGTGTCAGGTAACGGCCTAGCTTCACACCCAGCACCCAGTGTGTTTACCACCAATGAAAACGTCCCCaatttaaactaaataaaacacaataatgcAGTGATTTCACTTTAATTCTCTTCTCACATGTCTCTGCTTACATGAAAACCACTGTCAAATTTAATACAAATTACTTTGAGGtatttttaaagacaaaatgtGAGGAAAACTCGCTGTGAGTAGTCCAAAATGACTGTGTATCCGAAAGGTTTGAAGCCTCCTGTAATCAAATGAACGAGTCCTCGTCGCCAAACATGAGCTCAGTGTGAAGGGGGGAATGTTTTCTCACCGCTACAGCAACTATTGTGCTATAAAACGTTTCTCTACTATGAATTTTATCCCCAAATTGtggaagagaaaacacaaagtgtggccacattttcagcagggcagctgAGCGGCTGTGTGTTGACTCTCCACGGTTCTCATGAGCTTTATAAGTCCCGCCTTCTGTCTGAGCAGGAACAGCAGACTGTAACgcgacagagaaagacacagacatggCAGAAGAAGCTCCAGCAGCTCCCGCGGCGAAAGCCCCGGCCAAAGCCCCCAAGAAGAAGGCAACTCCCCGGGCAAAGAGTGACGGGCCCTCCCTCCCGAAGCTCATCCTCGACGCCGTGACGGAGTCCA is a window from the Perca flavescens isolate YP-PL-M2 chromosome 4, PFLA_1.0, whole genome shotgun sequence genome containing:
- the LOC114554160 gene encoding histone H2B, encoding MPAEATVKAPKKGSKKAVTKTAAKGGKKRRKSRKESYAIYVYKVLKQVHPDTGISSKAMGIMNSFVSDIFERIAGEASRLAHYNKRSTITSREIQTAVRLLLPGELAKHAVSEGTKAVTKYTSSK